One window of Candidatus Eisenbacteria bacterium genomic DNA carries:
- a CDS encoding superoxide dismutase family protein, translated as MKRESQALLIAFVAFVGLYGCASTTSDTSPTTTAGTGSGAYLMASIAPTQGNTARGDVRFYKVDGGVRVTASFEGLSPGTHGFHLHENGDCSAPDAASAGAHYNPGGSPHGAPDA; from the coding sequence ATGAAGCGTGAATCGCAGGCTTTGCTCATCGCATTCGTCGCATTCGTGGGACTGTACGGCTGCGCCTCGACCACATCGGATACGTCACCAACGACCACCGCGGGCACGGGCTCGGGCGCCTACCTGATGGCGAGCATCGCGCCCACGCAGGGGAACACGGCGCGCGGGGACGTGCGCTTCTACAAGGTCGACGGCGGGGTCCGCGTCACGGCTTCCTTCGAGGGGCTCTCGCCTGGGACGCACGGATTCCACCTCCACGAGAACGGGGACTGCTCCGCTCCGGACGCCGCGTCGGCAGGCGCTCACTACAATCCGGGCGGGTCTCCGCACGGCGCGCCGGACGCC